TAGTCTCATTATGTGATCTACCAACGtctctcaccatcagcaagatatcaagagaatcaagtaagaagaagggaCTCACGCTTTCCACACGGTTCCGAAACTTCCTGTACCCAATTTCTCTAATAAGGTGTAAGTCGTAGCTGGGTCTGCTAGTTTTGTGGGACGGGGTGGAGAGGATGGCATGATGGGTgtgggtatgggtatgggtgtGCCACTCGAGAAAGTCGAAATGGAtagtggatgatatgatggagTTAAAGGATATTTCTCGATAGTATGACAGATATGACACCAGAAGAAAGAATAAAGAAGAATAACAAAGGAATCtgtttgatggtgatagtCTGTTAGCACAAACGAATCAGAGGTAAAAAGCTTTTGCGCTGTACGAGATATAATCCGATGACGCAAattttcttcatccctcattcATCAAATGAAGCTGAAACAAAGTATACTCACCTTATTGCAGTTGGTCGGAGAGACGGGAGATGATCGGTCTTTGGTTATGAGGGATGAAAGCACCGCCGGGAATATGACGTTTCTCTCGATGCGATAAGCTATCTGGAAAAGAGAGGCAaaaaaggaaggaaggagggaaagaaCTATGAAGGCGCAATGTACATGTATATTAGCTTAGCCCCTTTTATTCACACCGCTATGACCGCTCCTCCTGTGGTCTGGGTATTTGTGGGAATGAGAATACGGACTTACCCTTTGTTATGGTTATTTTACTATTTGATGGACGACTCGTCACTGAAGAAAGAATGTTTGTTTAGCTATCCCTTGTTATCATGCTACAGATAATCActcgagaggaagaagagcaacCGGAGAAGGAAGACAGTGATGGTCACgtacacacacacacacacacacacacacagTCAAACGTCATGGAGGAACAAACAGTCAAAAGAACGTACCTTTTGTTGTTACTCGTACACCAGTCCTTCTTATCTTGGTTTGACGAGTTGGAAAAAGATATCGTTGCTCAAAGTAAAAGGTAGTCCCTCAACATTGACATGTCTTCATATCCTCGTCAGATTGTCCTTTTGTCAATGTTCAGTTTACCAGTAAGTTTTATGATATACTATAAGACATGTCTATCTTGCCATTTTCAATCTTGTACGCGTTTGATATTTGTTTTGACAATTCAACATGTCTTGATTTTTGCCACCCTGTATTTACCTATTTGCGTAATTCATCTTGAAAGGAATTTCACGTGGGTTAGACATGTCCTTGTGTTTTTGATTCTATATATGAGAGACATCGCTCATTCCTCCATTCTAGCCATCttgtgtatgtatgcatgtCAGGTAGAGTAGTCTCATAGCTCATGCAGTCCCCAGATCCGGTCAGACGGTATGCACATGTGACTTTCATAGAGCAGTGATACACGTTTCTTATATATGGGTTGATTCGGATCTGTTCtatttcgatgatgatcacgtcatgattttttttttccgTTACGATGACTCATGAAATGTTCTGTTTCAAGAAAAGTTGACGTTATGCAACGGGATGCTTGCGATTTGTCGAATGTCTTTGCttacatatatgtatatagataGCAACGCAACTCAACTTCAAACATCCCAAATCATCCCTTCGTATCAtctatccatccatcttgaagGGTACTTGGCACGATGAGAGCATATGTCTATGACGATATCCCGTTAGTCCTACCTCCCTTCCAACGATACAGGCCCGAAGCTAATCATACTGGATGTTCCGTCTAGTGGAGACCAAAGGCTCCCTCATGATTCAGGTAATCCCATCTCACTCAACACCCTCTCAGAGTTAGGGGTAATATACAAGGAAATCCCAATTGACGAAGAGAAGCAATgggaaaaggagattgatgaatttgCTAAACAGAGGGGATATAAGAATGTAAGTGAGGGGTTGGTTTGGGAAACACAGTCAGCACCCTTCTTATGCTAAAATTATATCATGATTGTCTTTGTACATAGCGAGATCAAATTACAGTGACGAGAGAAGGTTTAGGTGAAGCCTATGAAGATAAGATCAAGTCGTTCTTCGATGAGTGAGCCACAATATAACATATACATCACACacattgagctgatattgttCAACTTTCATAGACATTtacatgaagatgaagagattagGTATATCTTAGCTGGATCAGGATACTTTGACATccgaggtgagtcatacgATACATACCATGACTTGTCATCTGGTTGTACCTGTACCGTACGAGTACATGGGGAAATACCATTGACTTACAATTGGCTAATTTGCTTGCATAGGAATCAACCCACCTCACGCAGACCGATGGATCCGAATTTCCCTAACCTCAGGAGACCTAATTGTCCTTCCAGCAGGTATATACCACCGATTCACCGTTGACTCCAATAACACCATCACTGCCATGCGATTGTTCCAGGACGAACCGAAATGGACACCTTACTCGAGGAGTTTACCTGATACGGATGAGAGGGCTGCGAGGGGAGAGTACCTGGAACAGGTCAAGAGTGCCAAGGCTTAGGTATCACATGATCGGAAGAGAAGGGTCTGGTATTGTATTATATTTCGAATAATGTCCATCGATCGCATCAACCAATCAATTGTATGGAAAGTGATGAGATGGCAGATGCATATACTGATACTAACAGTGATCCGTGATGTTAAATATAACGTAAATGATTGAATGCGAAGTGCAATGTAATATGATGAGACAATCCACTCTATCAGACCAAAATCCAAATTCTATCCTGTCCGTtctatcatctatcctcAATTGTCATGCATTATATTTCCCTCAATCTTGGATCATGATTCATAACTGGATTATCATTTTATCGGAATatcgtcttcttgatctcgttgATGGTGGTCGTGGATCTTGTTCTTGCTATAAATGCGACTTCGACATATATGAAAGTCCAGTCCAAGGTATCATCCTGGGAATCCCATCTATTGTTGAAACCAAATATCCAATGACCTTCCCAATCAGTGTTCCTCTTGTCTATAATGACTAATCCTCCCACTACTCCATCACCTATTCCTCATTCCTCCCTCCAAGCCATCTCCCCACACCTTCATAACAAGCAATCATCAACCCACAAGCCGGCGCGACCTTACCGCATCTTGCACTTAGTCCAGCAAAGAGCGCCTGCCACCCTTCAGTCCTAATCACATGCATCGCCAGTGGTATCGTCGCAGCTCGAGTGGTCACACATTCAGGAGAAGGGTTGAATACCTGTCGACGAGTCTTCAATACGTCAAAAGGTTGAGTGACGATCGCTGATAATGTACCGGAGACGAATCCCGATATGAACGATGTGGTTATTGGAGATAATGGTGGGAGTGGTGAGGAGAGGGAAATGAGATATGATTTGAGTAATTCGAAGGATGCCCAATATATACCTATTACCATGGATGAGAAATTAGCAAACTCGctttgatattgataaaCGGTAGCAAGAAGGCGAGATGTTATGAAATTACGAGGTACGACGGACTTACCAGAAAATGGAACATCTCTCCACAATGTCGGACCTAGCCCCCTCCATAGGATAGTAACGCCCTTTGTCTGGACAAGTTGACTCATATCTTTAGCTGTTGATGCGTAGGTGGGTGTACCTCGTTCTACTATGTACCATATATTGAGAGTCAGTATTGGCCCAGTACAAATGTACGGAGTCTATGGAATCTGGTTATAAACTCGAGGTATGACCCAAACTCACCACTTGGCAAAGCCTGTAACCTCGTCCTGAACATTTCAATCGGACTGATCACCGTCGCACTTAAAGTCCTAGCCAGACTACCAGCAATTAACGGAGCAGGTGTCAGACTCGCCGTCATATTTGCATTTGCACTTCCACTAGCTGGTCGATTTAACGATGAAGTGTTTTTGGATGGGTCAGACGATCCGGTGAAGTAGGGTGAAACGACCGTGAGGAGCTGTTCGTAGCCTAGCATGTAGATTGCCGAAGAGGGTATACCCATTGTTCTGTATAGAAAAAAATGGTAGAAGGATCAGTACTCGAAAGCATCACAACTTGTGTGAAAACATGAGGATATGACAGACAACATGGCTATCAGGTTGTTTTAAGTAAATCACCAACTCACATAGCAGTCCCTACACCCTTCCACAATCCCCTTATCccattctctttcctcaccGCCGCCAATTCACTAAAGAACCCTCTCATCACCTGACTCTCTTCCTGCTGTACCGGTATCCTTAGGACTCCCACCCCTCCACCTCCAGTCCTCATCTGAGAAGGGTTGGCCATAGCATTTTCCAAAGTCAACGCTTCACCCCAAATCCCAGCCCATTTGGAAGGATGTAAACATCCCTCGGGAGCTTCCGTCGGCAATATATGATTCGGTCGTACACTAGCGAATGAAAGATGCTGTgtattggtagatgaggaatgtaGTGCTGTTGATTGACTCTGACATGTTAAAGGGGATATACGAAGTTCGTGAGGTGGTTGGGAAAGGATAGTCGTCTGACAACATTCTTCTGCTAGTGGTGTAGGTGAGAGGGTTATTTCAGGTCGGGGATGAGGAGGGACTGTTTGTAATCGAG
The nucleotide sequence above comes from Kwoniella europaea PYCC6329 chromosome 1, complete sequence. Encoded proteins:
- a CDS encoding 1,2-dihydroxy-3-keto-5-methylthiopentene dioxygenase yields the protein MRAYVYDDIPGDQRLPHDSGNPISLNTLSELGVIYKEIPIDEEKQWEKEIDEFAKQRGYKNRDQITVTREGLGEAYEDKIKSFFDEHLHEDEEIRYILAGSGYFDIRGINPPHADRWIRISLTSGDLIVLPAGIYHRFTVDSNNTITAMRLFQDEPKWTPYSRSLPDTDERAARGEYLEQVKSAKA